Within Capsicum annuum cultivar UCD-10X-F1 unplaced genomic scaffold, UCD10Xv1.1 ctg79968, whole genome shotgun sequence, the genomic segment AATTTTGACCAGCTCAACATAACTGCATAAGCATTAATAGGACAGTCCTttgcactaaagctcccactatgcaCGGGGTCCGCGGAAGGACCGGACCACAAGGCCTACGATAGGGAGGCTTACCTGCATTTTTGCAAGAGCCCATTTTCACAGCTCGAACCCATGACCATTCAAAAGCCAAGAAACCACCTTTTGTAAATTTTGACCAACTCAACATAGTACCATAACCATTAATATGTAGTCCTATGCCCTAAAGCTCCCACTGTGCATGGGGTCCGCGGAAGGATTGGACCACAAGGTCCACGATAGGGAATCTTACCCTGCATTTCAGCAAGAGACCATTTTCACTACTCGAACCCGTGACCATTCAAGAGACAAGAATCCACCTTTCCAAATTTTGACCAGCTCAACAGAGTGCCATAAGCATATCAAGAAGCAAGAACCCCACCCCActcccaaccccaaccccaacccccacCACCACCCCAACCCCAAACAACAACCAAACTCTAATACTACGATCAAATTGAGATAACAAGAATGCAAAACAAGGTGAGGGGTACCTTACCTTAAAAAATTAGCAGGTGAATTGCTGGTAAAGATTTGAATAGCTGAAAGATAAGGAACATAATATTGAACCAAAGTTTCCCCTGTATCCAATCTAATAGGTATTCCAGCACCATAAGCACTCCATTCATCAAAACAATTCCAAAGATCAACCAACTTGAAATATTCCACCTTCTCTCTTTCCCATGGATGCCATAACCTATTCAAATTCCTTATCTCActctacacaaaaaaaaaaatcatataacataAACTATACACACAATCAAGAATTAAAAATTGCAAGAGGTAACGTGTTCAAGATGTCAAACAGCCTGCAGCAGAAATGCAAGATGCGGACCCCACACATgacaaaaaaatcatataacataAACTATATAcacaaaatcaagaattgaaaacTTCTGCCATTCTATCGGGAGGTCTCATGTTCAAGCCGTGAAAACATACTAtcgcagaaatgcaaggtaaggccaTAGACCCAGGTCCCCACACATGgcaaaaaaatcatataacattaaaaaaaaaaaaaaaagattacaaaCCTTGGGAAGAACTTGAGATGGGACTAATGGGGTTGTACAATTAAGGAAACAATCAAGATTTGATTGCATTGAACCTTTTTCCATGttcattattaattaataaaacaaaaatgaaaaaaaaaattcaaaacaaaaaaaatatacagag encodes:
- the LOC124895102 gene encoding uncharacterized protein LOC124895102 isoform X2, yielding MNMEKGSMQSNLDCFLNCTTPLVPSQVLPKSEIRNLNRLWHPWEREKVEYFKLVDLWNCFDEWSAYGAGIPIRLDTGETLVQYYVPYLSAIQIFTSNSPANFLR
- the LOC124895102 gene encoding uncharacterized protein LOC124895102 isoform X1, whose product is MNMEKGSMQSNLDCFLNCTTPLVPSQVLPKSEIRNLNRLWHPWEREKVEYFKLVDLWNCFDEWSAYGAGIPIRLDTGETLVQYYVPYLSAIQIFTSNSPANFLRVRFPIVDLVVQSFRGPHAQWEL